One part of the Enterococcus sp. DIV1094 genome encodes these proteins:
- the hrcA gene encoding heat-inducible transcriptional repressor HrcA: MLTQRQSDILRLIIQNYTSSGVPVGSKTLMAEGVEASPATIRNDMKALEDEGLLLKTHSSSGRIPSALGYRYYVDHLLRPARVANDDLHQIRQSLNKEFHEINEIIKQSAEILSELTSYTTFSLGPEIKDRRLTGFRIVPLNSRQVIAIVVTDNGNVESQVFTLPENLGSQDLEKMVRIVNDRLVGDPLVTVYNKLRTEIPMILHKYFQTTEGMSNLFDTVLSHAFEDKVYVSGQMNLLNYEPLQDVDQFKSMFSFMTDTYELTQMIVPMDSKIHIKIGSELGNDLLQNMSMIQASYEIVGHGRGTIALLGPTSMPYSKMLGLVDVYRKELAYKLADYYRTLDRSDF; the protein is encoded by the coding sequence ATGTTGACACAGCGACAAAGTGATATTTTACGTCTGATCATCCAAAACTATACGAGTAGTGGGGTGCCCGTTGGTTCCAAAACGTTAATGGCGGAAGGAGTCGAGGCAAGTCCAGCGACGATCCGTAATGATATGAAGGCTTTAGAGGATGAGGGTCTTTTATTGAAGACACACTCTTCATCTGGACGTATACCGTCTGCGCTGGGTTATCGTTACTATGTGGATCATCTCTTACGACCTGCTCGTGTAGCAAATGATGATTTGCACCAAATTCGACAGTCTTTAAACAAGGAATTCCATGAAATCAACGAAATCATCAAGCAATCAGCTGAGATCTTATCTGAGTTGACTAGTTACACTACTTTTTCGTTAGGACCCGAGATTAAAGATCGCCGTTTGACCGGTTTTCGCATCGTACCATTGAATAGTCGTCAGGTCATTGCGATCGTGGTGACAGACAATGGAAATGTGGAAAGTCAGGTTTTTACTCTTCCTGAAAACTTAGGTAGTCAGGACTTAGAGAAGATGGTTCGTATTGTCAATGATCGTTTGGTCGGTGACCCGTTAGTGACCGTATACAATAAGTTGCGTACGGAGATTCCGATGATCTTACATAAGTATTTCCAAACGACAGAAGGGATGTCTAATCTCTTCGACACAGTTTTGAGTCATGCGTTTGAAGATAAAGTTTATGTAAGTGGCCAAATGAATCTGCTAAATTATGAACCACTGCAAGATGTGGATCAGTTCAAGTCAATGTTTTCATTTATGACAGATACTTACGAACTGACACAGATGATCGTACCGATGGATAGTAAGATACACATCAAGATCGGTTCGGAGTTAGGCAATGATCTATTGCAAAATATGAGTATGATCCAAGCGAGTTACGAAATCGTTGGCCATGGACGTGGGACGATTGCATTGCTCGGACCAACTAGTATGCCTTATTCAAAAATGTTAGGCCTCGTGGATGTCTATCGAAAAGAATTGGCGTACAAGCTTGCTGATTATTACCGCACGCTTGACCGTTCGGATTTTTAA
- the hemW gene encoding radical SAM family heme chaperone HemW yields MKETNKSAEHKVSAYIHIPFCEHICYYCDFNKVFLEGQPVDEYVEMLLKEMAIMMARRPFNELETLYVGGGTPTSLSAKQLDRLLSGAREILPFNEGKEFTVEANPGDLTREKLQVMKNYGVNRLSMGVQTFDNRLLKKIGRKHTAEDVYETMRFLEAENFSNVSIDLIYALPGQTLEGYRDTLERALALDLPHYSLYSLILENKTMFMNWVRQGRLQLPDQETETRMFEETIEAMEKHQRHQYEISNFGLAGHESQHNLMYWNNDHYFGFGAGASGYLDHTRYRNKGPIQHYLRPLREGELPVLEKEELSRKNQIEEEMFLGLRKKVGIEKQHFLARYGQSLESLYQSVLDELVEEDLLVNEKDRVYLTQKGTFLGNNVFERFLLDKELPSV; encoded by the coding sequence ATGAAAGAAACAAACAAATCCGCAGAACATAAGGTTTCTGCTTATATCCATATCCCGTTTTGTGAGCATATCTGTTATTACTGTGACTTCAATAAAGTGTTTCTTGAAGGTCAGCCGGTCGATGAGTATGTGGAGATGCTGTTAAAAGAAATGGCGATTATGATGGCGCGCCGTCCATTCAATGAGTTGGAGACTTTGTATGTTGGTGGTGGGACACCGACTTCGTTATCGGCGAAGCAGCTAGATCGGTTACTGTCTGGCGCAAGAGAGATTTTACCTTTTAATGAAGGAAAAGAATTTACGGTTGAAGCGAATCCGGGTGATTTGACGAGAGAAAAGTTACAAGTTATGAAGAATTACGGAGTAAATCGTTTATCAATGGGTGTCCAAACGTTTGATAATCGTTTATTAAAAAAGATTGGGCGAAAGCATACGGCAGAAGATGTCTATGAAACGATGCGTTTTTTAGAGGCGGAAAATTTCTCGAATGTCAGCATTGATTTGATTTATGCGTTGCCTGGACAGACGTTAGAAGGCTATCGTGATACATTGGAGCGGGCATTAGCACTAGACTTGCCACACTATTCCTTATATTCATTGATTTTAGAGAACAAAACGATGTTCATGAATTGGGTTCGGCAAGGGAGATTGCAGCTGCCGGATCAAGAGACGGAGACTCGGATGTTTGAAGAAACGATCGAGGCGATGGAGAAACATCAACGTCATCAATATGAAATCAGCAACTTTGGCTTAGCTGGTCACGAATCGCAACATAATTTGATGTATTGGAATAATGACCATTACTTCGGATTTGGTGCAGGAGCAAGTGGTTATTTGGACCATACTCGGTATCGCAACAAGGGGCCGATCCAACATTATTTACGTCCGTTACGTGAAGGTGAATTGCCTGTTTTGGAAAAAGAAGAGTTGTCACGAAAGAATCAAATCGAAGAAGAGATGTTTCTTGGGCTAAGAAAAAAAGTGGGCATTGAAAAGCAACACTTTTTAGCACGTTATGGCCAATCGCTTGAATCGTTGTATCAATCTGTCCTTGACGAATTAGTGGAGGAAGATCTATTAGTGAATGAAAAGGATCGAGTGTATTTGACACAAAAGGGAACTTTTTTGGGGAATAATGTATTCGAGCGGTTTTTATTGGATAAAGAGTTGCCGAGTGTTTAA
- a CDS encoding AAA family ATPase produces the protein MNSQLIILRGNSASGKSTIASKIRASFPRGEVMLIAQDEVRLNILNVKDRIENPTADLIQSIALFGQGKFKIIVIEGILGSHIYKEMFVELVTNFQQNAHIYYFDIPFEETVNRHKTREKSVQWGETVMKKWWLEKDYLRLDNEKTITGDMSEEEILEMILKDLVKCNS, from the coding sequence ATGAATAGTCAATTAATTATTTTGCGTGGCAATTCTGCAAGCGGAAAATCTACCATCGCATCAAAAATTAGAGCATCATTTCCTCGAGGAGAAGTGATGCTGATCGCTCAGGATGAAGTCAGATTAAACATCCTCAACGTAAAAGACCGCATAGAAAATCCTACGGCTGACTTGATCCAATCCATCGCATTATTTGGGCAAGGGAAATTTAAAATCATTGTGATAGAAGGGATACTAGGCAGTCATATTTATAAAGAGATGTTTGTTGAGCTAGTTACGAATTTTCAACAGAATGCGCATATTTATTACTTTGATATCCCTTTTGAGGAAACAGTGAATCGGCATAAAACAAGAGAGAAAAGTGTCCAATGGGGTGAAACAGTCATGAAAAAATGGTGGCTGGAAAAAGACTATTTGAGATTAGACAATGAAAAAACAATAACTGGTGATATGTCAGAAGAAGAGATTCTCGAAATGATCTTAAAAGACCTCGTAAAATGTAATAGTTAG
- a CDS encoding DUF4180 domain-containing protein — protein sequence MLVNVVEKNKKNIVVIEMENHKPLIFDTASALDLAMSLNYHYQTTDIILRKEAIINGFYDLSSGIAGEILQKYINYDIHLAIIGDFNEGSQALKDFIREANQGNNFYFVSTFEEAVDCLGK from the coding sequence TTGTTGGTAAACGTAGTTGAAAAAAACAAAAAGAACATCGTAGTGATTGAAATGGAAAATCATAAACCACTGATTTTTGATACTGCCTCTGCCTTAGATTTGGCAATGTCATTAAATTATCATTATCAAACAACTGATATCATTCTAAGGAAAGAAGCCATAATCAATGGATTTTATGATCTAAGTTCAGGAATAGCAGGAGAAATTTTGCAAAAATATATCAATTATGATATCCATTTAGCAATCATTGGTGATTTTAATGAAGGCAGTCAAGCGCTGAAGGATTTTATTCGAGAAGCAAACCAAGGGAATAATTTCTATTTTGTATCAACTTTTGAGGAGGCTGTGGACTGCTTGGGGAAATGA